Proteins encoded together in one Priestia filamentosa window:
- a CDS encoding purine-cytosine permease family protein, with protein MKVETRSIEFVPVEERHGKARGLFPIWFGANMHVTTLVTGALPISLGLNLFWSFAAIIIGTLLGAIFMASHSAQGPKLGIPQMLQSRAQFGVIGAIFPLFLVMFVYLGFFASSSVLAAQTLSSLIPINQSWSIIILSIICFVVTIYGHDLIHKMQKLLSWSSFVVYLVVTIIIFQLPLPAGSLSLVSLDWPVFLLAISVVATWQLAYAPYVADYSRYLPTYTSTSQTFWYSYLGTFVGTVWMMILGATLTIAIPNFLDHAGGNLAHLFGRFSIFMYLIIIFGQIAINVFNLYGAFMSTITTIEPFWKIKVTQKVRIGMIFCVTLAGTILCFLGKSNFLSFFLNFIFFISYFLIPWTSINLVDYYLLRHGKYNVKDIFDLNGQYGKVNQVTCIAFIIAIIAQMPFINTSFYVGPIAKAFEGADIAWLVGLIVPAILYYFPMKRKLNEN; from the coding sequence TTGAAAGTTGAAACACGTAGTATTGAATTTGTTCCAGTAGAAGAACGGCATGGTAAGGCTCGGGGTTTATTCCCTATATGGTTTGGTGCAAATATGCATGTTACAACTCTTGTAACAGGTGCATTACCCATTAGTTTAGGTCTTAATTTATTTTGGAGTTTTGCTGCTATTATTATTGGAACCCTATTAGGTGCCATTTTCATGGCTTCCCATTCTGCTCAGGGACCTAAACTTGGTATCCCTCAAATGCTTCAGAGTCGAGCACAGTTTGGAGTGATTGGTGCCATTTTTCCATTATTCCTTGTAATGTTCGTTTATTTAGGCTTTTTTGCGAGTAGTAGTGTGCTTGCAGCTCAAACGTTAAGTAGTTTAATTCCAATCAATCAGAGCTGGAGCATAATAATTTTAAGCATTATTTGTTTCGTTGTTACAATTTACGGTCACGATTTAATTCATAAAATGCAGAAATTGTTATCATGGTCCTCTTTTGTAGTTTACCTAGTGGTAACTATTATTATATTTCAGTTGCCACTCCCGGCGGGAAGCCTGTCATTAGTTAGCTTAGATTGGCCCGTATTTTTGTTGGCAATCAGTGTTGTAGCAACATGGCAATTAGCATACGCCCCATATGTAGCAGACTATTCTCGTTATCTGCCAACGTATACATCAACGTCCCAAACATTTTGGTATAGTTATCTAGGGACATTTGTTGGAACTGTATGGATGATGATTTTAGGAGCCACTTTGACTATTGCTATTCCCAATTTTCTTGATCATGCAGGAGGGAATTTAGCCCACTTATTTGGGAGATTTTCTATCTTTATGTACCTAATTATTATTTTTGGTCAAATCGCTATTAATGTTTTTAATCTATACGGAGCTTTCATGTCTACTATTACAACTATAGAACCGTTTTGGAAGATAAAAGTAACACAAAAAGTTCGGATAGGGATGATATTTTGTGTTACATTAGCAGGTACTATCTTATGCTTTTTAGGGAAAAGCAACTTTCTGTCTTTTTTCTTAAATTTTATCTTTTTTATTAGTTATTTCTTAATTCCTTGGACGTCTATTAACCTTGTGGATTACTATTTATTGCGTCATGGCAAATATAACGTGAAAGATATTTTTGATTTAAACGGTCAATATGGGAAAGTAAATCAAGTTACATGCATAGCGTTTATTATAGCAATTATTGCACAAATGCCTTTTATTAATACATCATTCTATGTGGGTCCTATAGCGAAGGCCTTTGAAGGAGCAGACATTGCTTGGCTAGTCGGATTAATTGTCCCGGCGATTTTATATTACTTTCCAATGAAGCGAAAGTTAAATGAAAATTAA
- a CDS encoding magnesium transporter CorA family protein, which produces MNYPLSKNGEWLEFDFQDKKEIAKVARNIPEGEDWLKEINESNKNNLKIAITPDYLHVRGSLIYHQNSQKENEYKVFHFYTCKDFFITVGLEMNDLKQKNKMLHRMQSSRNGVENFCILLSEITNRFLVRIDDFEVQLKNIVGKLQRNNNKNKLDQIFRYRQKLITSKSLLIPMEELINAIEETFLNEVVKTLEFNRVRLRIKRAMTLVQHYQEEMETLLHLEEAISSYRGNEIMKTLTVITTIFTPVMALGALWGMNFKHMPELEWKFGYLGSLILIFVSTIAIYFYLKFRGWTGGILKERKKKSLF; this is translated from the coding sequence TTGAATTATCCTCTTAGTAAAAATGGAGAATGGTTAGAATTTGATTTCCAAGATAAAAAGGAGATAGCGAAAGTGGCTAGGAATATACCGGAAGGTGAAGATTGGCTAAAAGAAATAAATGAATCTAATAAGAATAATTTAAAAATAGCTATTACTCCAGATTATCTTCATGTGAGAGGTTCATTAATTTACCATCAAAATTCTCAAAAAGAGAATGAGTACAAAGTGTTTCACTTTTATACTTGTAAAGATTTTTTTATTACAGTTGGCCTCGAGATGAACGACTTGAAACAAAAAAATAAAATGTTACATCGTATGCAGTCATCAAGGAATGGGGTAGAGAATTTTTGTATATTATTGAGTGAGATTACTAATCGTTTTTTAGTAAGAATAGATGATTTTGAAGTACAATTGAAAAACATTGTTGGGAAGTTGCAAAGAAATAATAATAAAAATAAATTGGATCAAATTTTTCGATATCGTCAGAAATTAATTACGTCAAAAAGTTTACTTATACCGATGGAAGAATTAATTAACGCGATTGAAGAAACGTTCCTTAATGAGGTGGTAAAAACTTTAGAATTTAATAGGGTGAGATTACGTATTAAAAGGGCAATGACGTTAGTTCAACATTATCAAGAAGAAATGGAGACATTACTCCATTTAGAAGAAGCGATTTCTTCCTATAGAGGGAACGAAATTATGAAAACACTAACAGTCATTACAACTATTTTTACGCCGGTAATGGCACTGGGAGCCCTTTGGGGAATGAATTTTAAACATATGCCAGAACTTGAATGGAAGTTTGGATATTTAGGTTCTCTTATTTTAATTTTTGTTAGCACTATCGCTATTTACTTTTATTTGAAATTTAGGGGTTGGACTGGTGGTATTTTAAAAGAAAGAAAGAAAAAATCCTTATTTTAA
- a CDS encoding DinB family protein encodes MNTKEILKQFEQVVTYYIEELSKYSLDEFTRKPSEDEWSLGQMYNHLINCTLKLHLKAIEQCANGNASDGGKKTEIGESIFKEGTFPPIKVKGPDTPDFTPPNPTRKEEVKEGLLQTNEKMREVERKLSDIPASQKVQHRAMGYLNAEEYFKLIEMHFRHHLRQKERIDQFLLKVSK; translated from the coding sequence TTGAATACAAAAGAGATATTAAAGCAATTTGAACAGGTGGTTACATACTATATTGAAGAGTTAAGTAAATATTCGCTAGATGAGTTTACGCGGAAGCCTTCTGAGGATGAATGGTCATTAGGACAAATGTACAATCATTTAATAAATTGCACTCTTAAGCTTCATTTGAAAGCAATTGAGCAATGTGCTAATGGCAATGCTTCCGATGGTGGTAAAAAAACAGAAATAGGCGAATCGATTTTTAAAGAAGGAACGTTTCCTCCAATCAAAGTAAAAGGTCCGGATACACCTGATTTTACACCGCCAAATCCTACGAGAAAAGAAGAAGTAAAGGAAGGACTTCTCCAAACCAATGAGAAAATGAGGGAGGTAGAAAGAAAGCTTTCTGACATCCCGGCAAGCCAGAAAGTTCAGCATCGGGCAATGGGGTATTTAAATGCAGAGGAATATTTTAAGTTAATTGAAATGCATTTCCGACACCACTTACGGCAAAAAGAACGAATCGATCAGTTTCTTTTGAAAGTAAGTAAGTAA
- a CDS encoding VOC family protein, protein MKKITPFLMFQGNAEEAMNYYTSLIEDSEITSISRYGANGPGAEGSVLQATFLLKGQEFICIDSNIKHEFTFTPSFSLFITCDSEEEINRIYENLTDGGGILMPLDNHGFGKKFGWIVDKFGVSWQLNLPN, encoded by the coding sequence TTGAAAAAGATTACACCATTTTTAATGTTCCAAGGAAACGCGGAAGAAGCAATGAATTATTATACTTCTTTAATTGAGGATTCAGAAATAACTAGTATTTCTCGTTATGGAGCAAATGGACCAGGTGCAGAGGGAAGTGTTCTACAAGCCACCTTTTTATTAAAGGGTCAAGAATTTATTTGCATTGATAGTAATATTAAGCATGAATTTACGTTTACTCCTTCATTTTCTTTATTTATTACATGTGATTCAGAAGAAGAAATTAATCGAATTTATGAGAATTTAACTGATGGCGGTGGAATCCTAATGCCGTTAGATAATCATGGATTTGGTAAAAAGTTTGGCTGGATAGTTGATAAGTTTGGCGTTTCTTGGCAACTTAATCTACCAAATTAA
- a CDS encoding glutamate decarboxylase has product MPKWHPHREQMNLPEEFSVNPLYSREGEETIPRLRIRNQGMLPETAYQIIHDEMTLDGSSRLNLATFVTTWMEPAAERLYAKSFDKNMIDKDEYPQTAAIEERCIRILADLWNSPHPDTTMGVSTTGSSEACMLGGLALKRRWQKARKSQGLSTERPNIVFSSAVQVVWEKFANYWDVEARYVNISPEHPYLDPQGVLDAVDENTIGVVPILGVTYTGLYEPIAEIAKALDDLQEKTGLDIPIHVDAASGGFIAPFLQPDLVWDFQLPRVKSINVSGHKYGLVYPGLGWVIWREKEDLPEDLIFKVSYLGGNMPTFALNFSRPGAQVLMQYYNFLRLGREGYYEVQKSSQDTACFLSKEIQDMEPFEVISDGSAIPVLAWRLKDEYTSKWTLYDLSRQLRTYGWQVPAYPLPADMEEVTIMRIVVRNGFSRDLAHLFLVNLKQALEYLNSLDGPIRRDPEDDKGFHH; this is encoded by the coding sequence ATGCCAAAATGGCACCCACATCGCGAACAAATGAATTTACCTGAAGAATTTTCTGTTAATCCTTTGTATTCTCGTGAAGGAGAAGAAACCATTCCACGCCTGCGTATTCGCAATCAAGGTATGTTACCAGAAACGGCGTATCAAATCATCCATGACGAAATGACCCTAGATGGGAGTTCTCGCCTCAATTTAGCTACATTTGTTACCACATGGATGGAGCCTGCTGCAGAACGTTTATATGCCAAGTCTTTTGATAAGAATATGATTGATAAAGACGAATATCCACAGACCGCAGCGATTGAGGAGCGTTGTATACGTATTTTAGCTGATCTATGGAATTCACCTCATCCAGATACTACGATGGGGGTTTCAACGACAGGATCGTCTGAAGCGTGTATGCTTGGTGGACTCGCGTTAAAGCGACGTTGGCAAAAAGCCCGAAAGAGCCAAGGGCTATCGACTGAACGACCAAATATCGTGTTTAGTTCGGCTGTACAAGTGGTTTGGGAGAAATTCGCGAATTATTGGGATGTGGAAGCACGTTATGTGAATATTAGCCCGGAGCATCCCTACTTGGACCCCCAAGGAGTTCTGGATGCTGTGGATGAAAATACGATTGGCGTGGTACCAATTCTTGGTGTGACGTATACCGGACTTTATGAACCGATTGCTGAAATCGCGAAAGCTTTAGATGATTTGCAGGAGAAGACAGGGCTAGATATCCCTATTCATGTAGATGCGGCTTCAGGGGGATTTATTGCCCCATTTCTTCAACCAGACCTAGTCTGGGATTTTCAATTACCACGGGTAAAGTCCATCAATGTTTCGGGGCATAAATATGGATTAGTCTATCCTGGGCTGGGTTGGGTAATTTGGAGGGAAAAAGAAGATCTCCCGGAGGACCTCATCTTCAAGGTGTCTTATTTGGGAGGAAACATGCCGACCTTTGCTCTAAATTTTTCCCGGCCTGGTGCACAAGTACTTATGCAATATTATAATTTCTTACGTTTAGGTAGAGAAGGGTATTATGAAGTGCAAAAGTCCTCCCAGGACACAGCATGTTTTCTGAGCAAGGAGATTCAAGACATGGAACCATTTGAAGTGATTTCTGATGGTTCAGCGATTCCGGTATTGGCTTGGCGATTGAAAGATGAATACACATCAAAATGGACGCTTTATGACTTGTCCCGACAATTGCGTACGTATGGATGGCAAGTACCAGCTTACCCGTTACCTGCAGACATGGAAGAGGTAACCATTATGCGAATTGTAGTTCGAAATGGATTTTCAAGGGATCTTGCTCATTTATTCTTGGTAAATCTTAAGCAAGCCCTTGAATATTTGAATTCTTTGGATGGACCTATACG